Proteins co-encoded in one Capnocytophaga ochracea DSM 7271 genomic window:
- the miaA gene encoding tRNA (adenosine(37)-N6)-dimethylallyltransferase MiaA codes for MKHKKILLSVVGPTAIGKTRMAIALAQHFGTEIISCDSRQFFKELSIGTAVPSPYELAQAKHHFIQHKSIFEPYSVGDFERDAISLLNTLFRTHDVVVMVGGSGLYANAVLRGLDDFPETDEQIRKELNAQYKAEGIVFLQQKLKTLDPVQYEKIDTNNPQRMIRALEVCMVAGKPYSSFLNKKETVRDFESIQVGLTAEREVLYNRIDERVEQMLEGGLLIEAQDMFPHKELNALQTVGYKELFAFFEGKTSFGFAIEEIKKNTRRFAKRQFTWFHKDSSIHWFDYRTTVEEVLQKTTMQKCQLLKVKDKR; via the coding sequence ATGAAGCATAAAAAAATACTTTTGAGTGTGGTAGGACCTACTGCTATTGGAAAAACACGAATGGCTATAGCCTTAGCACAACACTTCGGTACTGAAATCATCTCTTGCGACTCACGACAGTTTTTTAAGGAGCTTTCTATAGGCACAGCGGTTCCTTCGCCCTATGAATTGGCTCAGGCAAAGCACCATTTCATTCAGCATAAATCTATTTTTGAGCCTTATTCGGTAGGCGATTTTGAGCGCGATGCTATTAGCTTGCTCAACACACTTTTTAGAACTCACGATGTGGTAGTAATGGTAGGAGGAAGTGGGCTTTATGCTAATGCAGTGCTCAGAGGGTTAGATGATTTTCCTGAAACCGATGAACAGATAAGAAAAGAGCTGAATGCGCAGTATAAAGCAGAAGGCATTGTTTTTTTGCAACAAAAGCTAAAAACTTTAGACCCTGTGCAATACGAGAAAATAGATACAAATAATCCGCAACGAATGATACGCGCCTTAGAAGTGTGTATGGTAGCAGGGAAGCCTTATTCGTCTTTTTTAAACAAAAAAGAAACGGTGAGAGACTTTGAGAGCATACAAGTAGGACTTACGGCAGAACGAGAGGTGCTTTACAATCGCATTGATGAGCGAGTAGAGCAAATGCTCGAAGGTGGGTTGCTTATAGAAGCACAAGATATGTTTCCGCACAAGGAACTCAATGCTTTGCAGACAGTAGGCTACAAGGAGTTATTTGCTTTTTTTGAAGGGAAGACCTCGTTTGGCTTTGCGATAGAGGAAATTAAGAAGAACACCCGTCGATTTGCCAAGCGACAATTTACGTGGTTTCATAAAGATAGTTCTATACATTGGTTTGATTATAGGACAACGGTGGAGGAAGTTCTTCAGAAAACCACAATGCAGAAATGCCAATTATTGAAGGTAAAAGATAAAAGGTAA